One genomic region from Pseudomonas hormoni encodes:
- the mdcE gene encoding biotin-independent malonate decarboxylase subunit gamma: MNSYSLRGLSWFNALSAGAKPVDGLPASLKVADGVLGDQPVRFIAVVADPDNRFVRARNGEVGLLEGWGLAKAVDEVITADVDKPHKRALIAIIDVPSQAYGRREEALGIHQALAGAADSYARARLAGHAVIGLLVGKAMSGAFLAHGYQANRLIALRDPGVMVHAMGKASAARVTLRSVEELEALAASVPPMAYDIDSYASLGLLWETLPVEQIEQPSSADLARVTECLSLAIDDVAASGRDLNSRLGASNRAASSKVRQLLREQW; this comes from the coding sequence ATGAATTCGTATTCCCTGAGAGGTTTGAGCTGGTTCAACGCCTTGAGTGCGGGCGCGAAACCGGTCGATGGTTTGCCTGCTTCGTTGAAGGTGGCCGACGGTGTGTTGGGTGATCAGCCTGTTCGGTTTATTGCGGTGGTGGCTGATCCGGACAACCGGTTTGTCCGCGCTCGCAACGGTGAGGTGGGTTTGCTGGAAGGTTGGGGTTTGGCCAAGGCTGTGGATGAAGTCATCACGGCTGATGTTGATAAACCGCACAAGCGCGCCTTGATCGCGATCATCGATGTGCCGAGTCAGGCCTACGGTCGGCGCGAAGAAGCGCTCGGTATTCATCAGGCTTTGGCGGGTGCGGCGGACAGTTACGCTCGCGCCCGACTGGCTGGCCACGCGGTGATCGGTTTGCTGGTGGGCAAGGCGATGTCCGGGGCATTCCTGGCCCATGGTTATCAGGCCAATCGGCTGATCGCCCTGCGTGATCCAGGCGTGATGGTGCATGCGATGGGCAAGGCTTCGGCGGCGCGGGTGACGTTACGCAGTGTCGAAGAGCTGGAAGCACTGGCCGCCAGCGTGCCGCCGATGGCGTATGACATCGACAGCTATGCCAGCCTGGGTTTGCTTTGGGAAACCTTGCCGGTGGAGCAGATTGAGCAGCCATCATCAGCGGATCTGGCGCGGGTGACTGAATGCCTGAGTCTGGCGATTGACGATGTTGCCGCAAGCGGTCGCGATTTGAACAGCCGTTTGGGCGCGAGCAACCGTGCGGCCTCGAGCAAGGTCCGCCAACTGCTGAGAGAGCAGTGGTGA